A window of Candidatus Hydrogenedentota bacterium contains these coding sequences:
- a CDS encoding carboxypeptidase regulatory-like domain-containing protein encodes MKPVHFQGVAAGSENVDFVLVRRGRLIGQVIDAATGAPLTSYQITSEGGSSVPRFQSIADPSGQFAVEVETGNVYLRVRAPGYADQEHLVKPPTAPGEDRDGIVIALQRAGQ; translated from the coding sequence ATGAAGCCGGTTCACTTCCAAGGCGTCGCGGCCGGAAGCGAAAACGTGGACTTCGTGCTGGTACGGCGCGGCCGCCTCATCGGGCAGGTCATCGACGCGGCGACCGGCGCCCCGTTGACGTCCTACCAGATTACGAGTGAAGGCGGATCGTCGGTCCCGCGTTTCCAATCGATCGCCGACCCTTCGGGCCAGTTTGCCGTCGAGGTCGAAACGGGCAACGTTTACCTCCGGGTGCGTGCGCCCGGATACGCGGACCAGGAGCACCTTGTCAAGCCGCCCACGGCGCCCGGTGAAGACCGCGACGGCATTGTCATCGCGCTCCAGCGCGCGGGCCAATAA
- a CDS encoding DUF1559 domain-containing protein, producing the protein MSRRGFTLIELLVVIAIIGILAAILLPALARAREAARRASCQNNLKQFGIIFKMYSSESPGERYPKKLYNTGMGAPALSWHGPDLIPDYMNDYRISICPSDAGVSSAAIEDQLAAILNGTLTAEPSYRGGDLNNDGFRDGTDQALWLSAPRSYVYLPWAATSQPEMAGIIENLKAWFGPGRPGAGPPPLAFPDSDSDLAVSGTIQTYNGEAIAATGNGGGNLLYRLREGIERFLITDINNPGASARAQSSVAIMYDFVASTENTGQFPGASAMGQGVKKFNHLPGGSNVLYLDGHVAFIRYPGDFPITPWVAGYYASVPFGGGL; encoded by the coding sequence ATGTCCAGACGAGGCTTTACCCTTATCGAACTGCTCGTCGTTATCGCCATTATCGGCATTCTCGCGGCGATTCTCCTGCCCGCGCTGGCCCGGGCGCGGGAAGCGGCCCGCCGCGCGAGTTGTCAGAACAACCTCAAGCAATTCGGCATCATCTTCAAGATGTATTCGAGCGAGTCGCCCGGCGAACGCTATCCGAAGAAGCTCTACAACACCGGCATGGGGGCGCCCGCCCTTTCCTGGCACGGGCCGGATCTCATCCCCGACTACATGAATGACTACCGGATCAGCATTTGTCCGAGTGACGCGGGGGTCTCTTCGGCGGCCATCGAAGATCAACTCGCCGCTATTCTCAACGGGACATTGACGGCCGAGCCCTCCTATCGCGGCGGCGACCTCAACAACGACGGGTTTCGCGACGGGACGGATCAGGCCCTGTGGCTGTCCGCCCCGCGCTCGTATGTCTATCTTCCCTGGGCCGCGACGAGCCAGCCGGAGATGGCGGGCATCATCGAAAACCTCAAGGCCTGGTTCGGCCCGGGCCGGCCCGGCGCGGGGCCGCCGCCCCTGGCCTTCCCCGATTCAGACAGCGACCTCGCCGTGAGCGGAACAATCCAAACCTACAACGGCGAAGCCATCGCGGCCACCGGCAACGGCGGGGGCAATCTGCTCTACCGGCTGCGCGAGGGGATTGAGCGCTTCCTGATTACCGACATCAACAATCCGGGCGCCAGTGCGCGGGCGCAGAGTTCCGTGGCGATCATGTACGACTTCGTAGCATCAACGGAGAACACGGGACAGTTTCCGGGCGCCTCGGCGATGGGACAGGGAGTCAAGAAGTTCAACCATCTTCCGGGCGGCTCGAATGTGCTCTACCTGGATGGCCATGTGGCGTTCATTCGTTACCCCGGCGACTTCCCGATCACGCCATGGGTGGCGGGCTATTACGCATCCGTTCCCTTCGGTGGCGGTCTCTAG
- a CDS encoding acetolactate decarboxylase → MNKFHSGLLSAIALSLASASIQVLPEAVAESAREEATGFELRWEGEMKRVHRDGDASPRVKLGKLAERAGAFAIGPLAGLRGEITAIDGVVHVARVENEKPAVSNDWEWRAPFLVYGHVGAWKEVPLPAAVQTPNDLEAYLPDTARAAGIDPSAPFPFKLQVPGGQLDYHIMNNTEAGDQINRPHKEVMAHFQIRNRPATLIGVYSTEHAGIFTHHGDATHIHAVSDDGLDSGHLDAATFGENVTLFLPVP, encoded by the coding sequence ATGAACAAGTTCCATAGTGGGTTGCTATCGGCGATTGCGTTGAGCCTTGCCAGCGCAAGCATCCAAGTGCTTCCCGAAGCGGTCGCGGAGTCCGCGCGGGAAGAGGCGACGGGTTTCGAGCTTCGCTGGGAGGGGGAAATGAAGCGGGTCCACCGCGATGGCGACGCCTCGCCACGCGTGAAACTCGGGAAGCTCGCGGAGCGCGCCGGCGCCTTCGCCATCGGCCCCCTGGCGGGGCTGCGCGGTGAAATCACCGCGATCGACGGCGTCGTGCATGTTGCGCGCGTCGAGAACGAGAAGCCCGCGGTGTCGAACGACTGGGAATGGAGGGCGCCCTTCCTGGTGTATGGGCATGTGGGCGCGTGGAAAGAGGTCCCTCTACCCGCCGCCGTGCAGACGCCCAATGACCTCGAAGCGTATCTGCCGGACACCGCGCGGGCGGCCGGGATCGATCCTTCCGCGCCGTTCCCCTTCAAGTTGCAAGTCCCCGGGGGCCAACTCGACTACCACATCATGAACAATACCGAGGCGGGCGACCAGATCAACCGTCCGCACAAGGAAGTCATGGCGCACTTCCAGATCCGAAATCGCCCGGCAACCCTGATTGGCGTGTACTCCACCGAGCATGCCGGTATATTCACGCACCACGGCGACGCGACCCACATACACGCGGTCAGCGACGATGGCCTCGACTCCGGACACCTGGACGCCGCCACCTTCGGCGAGAACGTGACATTATTTCTTCCGGTCCCGTAA
- a CDS encoding DsrE family protein, which yields MKNRYLFPVLLAVTAAALGAALGGNVARSANHGDGQHVVVHLSKFTSDLHASFMAFKLADAMQAEGARVTVLLDLEGVRLVDRGNPLNLTWGTNHGTLEDVYTKFVGGGGRVIVCPHCADVAGVNRDALRDGAMIGVPDEQTIPRLLLEADKILDY from the coding sequence ATGAAGAACCGGTATCTGTTTCCCGTACTTCTCGCGGTCACCGCCGCGGCCCTGGGCGCGGCGCTCGGGGGCAACGTCGCCCGCTCGGCGAACCACGGCGACGGCCAGCATGTCGTGGTCCACCTATCCAAGTTCACGAGCGACCTTCACGCGTCGTTCATGGCCTTCAAACTCGCAGACGCCATGCAGGCGGAGGGCGCCAGGGTCACCGTGCTGCTCGATCTCGAAGGCGTTCGCCTGGTTGACCGGGGGAATCCCCTCAACCTCACGTGGGGCACGAACCATGGGACGCTCGAAGACGTGTACACGAAATTCGTCGGCGGCGGCGGCCGTGTGATTGTATGTCCGCATTGCGCCGATGTGGCCGGCGTCAACCGGGACGCCCTCCGCGATGGCGCGATGATCGGCGTGCCCGACGAACAGACGATCCCGAGACTGCTGCTCGAAGCCGACAAAATTCTGGATTACTGA